Within Ovis aries strain OAR_USU_Benz2616 breed Rambouillet chromosome 11, ARS-UI_Ramb_v3.0, whole genome shotgun sequence, the genomic segment GTACTGAGaaagtttttccaatagtcatgtacagatgtgagagctggaccataaagaaggctgagcattgaagaactgatgcttttgaattgtgctggagaagactcttaagaatcccttgggctgcaaagagatcaaaccagtcaatcctaaaggaaatcaatcctgaatattcattggaaggattgatgctgaagctgaaactccaatactttggccacctgatgtgaagagccgactcattggatagaccctgatgctggaaagattgaaggcaaaaggacaagggggcgacagaagattagatggttgggtaatatcactgactcagtggacatgtatttgagcaaactccaggagaaagtggaagacagaagcctggcgtgctgcagtcatgaggttgcaaagagttggaaacgacttagcaactccACAACAACTGAGAAATTCAGTAAGATTGAATGGAATTGAGATGTCCTCCAGCTAGCTAAACACATAAGAAGTGGGCTGGGAGCCCGACCCCTTAGGACAGCAGCAGTCCCTTGCAGGCAGGCAGGCATCCATTTTTGCCTGGAAGCAGAGGGATGGATGAATGCAGAGAGCTCAGAAAGATCTGGAGGCTTGAGATGCCTCCCAAATTCTCTCCCTGTACTCAAGCCTTCTCAGGCCCAGCCAGGCCCTGGCTTTCCTACTTGTTGAAAGGTGTAGCAAGGACTAGGGCAAAAAAGATCCCCCAGGAGCAGCCCCTCATGGGGGAGGTAGGTGCTGGCTGAACGCTGACTGGGCCCTTTGCTTTGTACTCAGCCTGCTTATTCCCAAACAACAGAAGTGCTGCTCAGCCGCCTGGTCAGCCCCATTATGCTCTTGCCAGAAAGTGCTGAGTCCAGGGGCCACCCTGGCCCCATGACCTCACCCCTCCCGCCCTGGGCCTCATCCTGTGAGGCTCCCTGGGCCCAGAGGCAAGGCCAGGGGATCCAAGCCATTCATAAAGTTCTACTGAGCCTCTATCATGCCTGGCACGTAGCCCTAGTGTCGAGAAATTCAAGGTTCAAATCAACCACATTACATTTGGGGGTGGTCTCATTCTCCTTAATgtctggtgtgtatgtgtgttcagtggctaagtcgtgtctgactctttgggaccctttgcactgtagcccgccaccctcttctgtccatgggatctccagtcaagaataccggagagggttgccaattcctcctccagggcatcttcccaacccagggattgaacccacatctcttgcgtctcctacgttggcaggcagactctttaccactgtgccacctgggaagtcccttaatgTCTTTTATCACCTCCAAATCTTAAAGCCCATCCCACTGGGCAGACAGTTACCCCACCTGTTCATGCAATGAGTGCGTGGACTTAGAACAGATTTCACAATCCATGTCTGCCATAGATCAACAGTGCACAGAAAATAACACAGAAGAGTGAAAACattagtcgctcaggtgtgtccgtctctttacgacctcatggactgtagtccaacaggcttctctgtccatggaattctcagacaagaatactggagtgggttgccatttccttctccaggggatcttcccaacccagggatcgaacccaggtccagcattacagggggattctttactgtctgagccaccaggtgctGTTAACATGGAATAGAGaaaaatattggggaaaaaaaatgcacacacGTGGTCATTTccaaattcaaaggaaaaaattttgttttttggccatgcctcgcagtttgcaggatcttagctccccagccagggacccagGCCACGGCAGTGAAATCACAGAGTCCCAACCAGCCCCACTGGCTGTCCAGAAATTCcccaaaggaaatattttttacctGATAAACATCTCTAAAATCTTTGCTGCTTGCTCCCACTAATCTTTGTGAGAATCTGGCACAAGATTCCGTCTGATTTGGAACAATCAATAATATAGTTACCATTTATTGATGGCACTGGGTCCCATCACTGCCCTCAATCACTGCCTTCATTTCCCTTCATCTGACAGCAATGGGTCAAGTAAGAATTATAATCTGACTTAATGTCAGAGAGGCAGGGTTGCCCAGAGGAAAGATTACAGCTTTTGGAGCAGATAGACATACATTCAAGACCCTGTTGAGTTCCCTGGCCCAGAACTTGGCTCCTCAGAACCTCAATTaactcatcagtaaaatgggtatCATAATGACCTACTTCAcggggttgttgtgaggataaaGGAGGCAGTGTCTGGTTCACAGTAAATGCTTCAGAAGTTGTAGTTATTGTTATTAAAGATGAAGAAGAGAGACCCAAGCTCAGTTTGGGAGAAAGGGATACAAGCTGGTTTGCTCCCTTCATTCCCACTCTTGGAGTCGGTCTGCCCTGACTTTCCTGGAAAGAGATGGCAGAGGTAATTGGAGCTTGGAGGCCATAATCATCAGGGGACTAGGGAAGCACCAGCTTCAGACAATATCAGAGGGTGCATCCTATAGAACTTGGTTAAAAACCATATTCAGATGCTATTTGCAAAGTATGGTGGTAGCCCTGGAGGTGGGTGATCCTTCTCTGGCTTCCTTGAACTTAGGATAATTGAGGAAAACGGATGGAAGACAGGCTGGGGATACTTATAACTGTAGGAAAATTGGATGGATATTTGTAAATTGTTTGCACAGTGACCCGCATCATCCCTCTcacaattatttttgtttaaattgttTGCACAGTGACCCTCATCATCCCTCTCACAATATTTTTGTTCATGTGTTTGGACTTTTCACTCAAACATAAATGCtccattttttcttcaaaaattaaaaatgggctAAAAAAATTGATTTCATCAGTCTTCATGGTTCTAACACTTCAAATCggtgttcagtttagttcagttcagtcgctcagtcatgtctgactctttgagactccatgaactgcagcgcgccaggcctccctgtccatcaccaactcccagagttcactcaaacccatgtccatcgagtcagtgatgccatccaaccatctcatcctctgtcatccccttctcctcctgccctcaatctttcccagcatcagggtcttttcaaatgagtcagcttttcgcatcaggtggccaaagtattggaatttcggcttcaacatcagtccttccaatgaatacccaggactgatctcctttaggatggactggttggatctccttgcagtccaagggactctcaagagtcttctccagcaccacagttcaaaagcatcaattcatcggcactcagctttctttatagtccaactctcacatccatacatgaccacatagccttgactagatggactttgttggtaaagtaatgtctctgctttttaatgtgctgtctaggttggtcataactttccttccaaggagtaagcatcttttaatttcatggctgcaatcactatctgcagtgattttggagccctccaaaataaaagtctgacactgtttccactggttccccatctatttcccatgaagtgatgggaccagatgccatgatcttcattttctgaatgttgagctttaagccaactttttcactttcctctttcactttcatcaagaggctctttagttcttcttcactttctcccataagggtggtgtcatctgcatatctgaggttattgatatttctcctggcaatcttgattccaacctgtgcttcctccagcccagcgtttctcataatgtactctgcatataagttaaataagcagggtgacaatatacagccttgatgtactccttttcctatttggaaccagtctgttgttccatgtcctgttgtaactgttgtttcctgacctgcatacagatttctcaagaggcaggccatgtggtctggtattgccatctctttcagaattttccacagtttcttgtgatccacacagtcaaagcctttggcatagtcaataaagcagaaatagatgtttttctggaactctcttgctttttccatgatccagcagatgttggcaatttgatctctggttcctctgcctttactaaaaccagcttgaacatctggaagttcaccgtttacgtattgctgaagcctggcttggagaattttaagcattactttactagcgtgtgagatgagtgcaattgtgcgttagtttgagcattctttggcattgcctttctttgggattggaatgaaaactgaccttttccagtcctgtggccactgctgtgttttccaaatttgctggcatattgagtgcagcactttcacagcatcatctttctttatggttctaACACTTCAATAGAGTGTAAAGCTCCCAAATGGAGATGCTGAGAGTGTGTGAAGCACAAAGACAACACAAGCATGTCAGTTGTGGCTAGAACTGGTAAGGACTATATGTCAGTTTCATCTCTGCCCCCAGAGTCATGTAACCCTGTCATTggatgtcattcattcattcatttattcagaacATATTTATTGAGCCAAGATTTTTGTTCAAGGCTGAAGATGCAACAGTGAACAAGTCAGAGCTCTTACCCTGATAAAGGATGGTGTCTAGAGGAAGAAGCAGATAATTAAGCAAtcagtttattttcaaaaatagccttgtttttatagaaaatatGTCCACATTGttcaaaacttgaaaaatacagcAAAGTATACTATGAAAAGTTTTATCCTATATCCAAGCCCCAAGCTGTGTCTTGTTTCTGTCCTTGGAGCCCAGTATTTCTGGTTTCTAAAGCAGTTTCCAAGCGTGCAATAATCCCACACAATTCAAGCTCCTCTTGAGTTCTTGAATAATTGGTTATTGAAACCCATGCAATAATCAGTAAGTACAGGGTGCCATGAGAGCACTTGATGGGGGTACCCAAGccagtccaggggttaaggaaAGAAAGGCAGAATGAACAAATAAGTGTTTCCCTAGGATCCTCAACTCTGAGGAGGAAGCAAAGGGAAGCTGAGGAAGAACCTCCAGCCACGAACAGCTGGTGCCTTAAGCCCTTGCACAGCCGACAGCCAGCCAGCACTTGCTACGATGCTCAAGGCCACTCTATCCTTTGCCAGCCATTGATCCAGATGCCATCAGCTAATCACGCAGCAGAAACATCCTAGGGTGGCACATTGTGTTAGCATCAGACCTGTCCACTGGGAATGTTCCATTAAATCTGCAAATGGATTTTTGGTTCTGAGAAAAGAGGGCTCAGACAAACCCAAGTCACAGGCTGGAGAGATTGGCAGAGGGATTAAGAGAACTTTACTAGGAAGAGCTTCTTCCTCTTCCCAAGCTGCTGAGATTTTTTATAGTATTCATCACCAGCAAAAGAGTAGGGTGATACGTAATAATAAGCCTACAATGCGTCAGGCAGATAGTCTCCATTTTTGGAGGGAGGGGGGCGGTGTTGAGAGAAGGCTGAATGACTTGCCTGGTCACCCACCCAGGGGGTTTAGGATTGGAACTCACATCTGCCAGGCTCAGAGCCCTCCTCACTCACGGCATCGTCCTGCTCCTCACAGCAGCTACGAGGCCTGAACAAGACATCCTCCCCTTCTACAAGACACCCTCCACTCCTTCTGGGCAGGCCCCCCAATTACCCCACACTACTCTCACCAGGAGCCCTGAACTTCCAGGGAGAAATCATTTTACCTGTTAGTGTGTCTTGGGTTTGAGAGACTGCTAAGGGCCAAAAGCAGTATATCAATAgtaaaacaaacaccaaaaaaaaaaaaaccccaaactttttggctccaaattttaaaaagaaaattgcaaaattaaaatgaataaatattaaaagagcaCAGCTATAGGGAGCTTCATGTCTTCTAGGTGACTATATAATTGAATTCAACTCTTACATAGTTATATTGGGTTGGGCAAAAGCTTCATCTGGTTTTTCCgtaccatcttatggaaaaactcaaaattTTTGTCCAACTCAGTACATATAAATATGATATAATAAAGATTTCTGAGCACACAGTgagctattttctttctttctttctttcttttttggtgaaccacttaaaaaaaatagagttcaGAATTGTCATAatccttaatttttaaacatcGATAACAAATGTATACCCCGTATGAGAAGGGAGGTGCATTTTGATGTGTTGATATGATATGAGGTCTTAGGAAGATCCTGGGGTGGCAAGAGGAACCTGGAGAAGAGCAGGGGACAAGAACTCACGCAGACCTGTCCTCACATCCCATCTGCTCTGAGAGCAAGTCCGCAGCAGCAGGGCCTGCACTGACAGCCTGGCCCACAGCAGCGGGGCCTCCCTGGATTTCTGTATCCCAGGTTTAAACAAAGCCCTGGGGGATGCCCGCCCAGCAGGCTGAGCCACCAAAGCTCCGGGATCAGGTGGAACAAAAGCCAAGGGAAAGCAGAGTGCTGACAGGGCCAGAGGCCGCTGGCCACGGGGCTATAAAGAACGGGAGCCACCGAGGAAGCGGCACCAGATGGAGACCCAGACTGTGCAGCAGGAGCTGGGTGAGTAAGGCCCTGAGGGGTGCTCtggtctttcctttcctccccctGCCCAGGACTAGGGCCCCATCTTCCTGCCTTGTGGTCAGAGCCTCTCAGGATGGCTGGAGAAGATTGGGGGACTCTGTGGGGAAGCAGACTTCTCTTGCCACCCCAAAGGAGTCACTTACATGACCATAACCACTGCCCTAGCCACCACGGCTGGGAGGGGGACTTGGGGGCCCCAGAAATGGGGCACGGAGGGAAGTTGGGGAATGGGCAGAGGTAGGAGATGCTTGTTCAGAGGTTCAGAATGGAAAGATACATCACAGAGTTTACATGCATTCGTCCCAGGGCCAATAGCAATCAGAGGGAAAAGCCATGAATAGCTGTTTTGAGTTAAGAAAACTGATGCATATGTGTctgtctttcttccctctctccttgtcccctccccactgtccttccttcctttactCTTCCTATCATCTTTTCTGTCTACCTTGCCTCTATGAGCCTCaatatcctcatctgtaaaatagggataatgacAGGGCTTACCTCATAGGttcactgtgaagattaaatgtatTCAGGCAGGTAAAGCATAAAGAACAAGACCTGGCACAGAGTGAAccatggttgtgtgtgtgttagttgctcagttgtgtccaactctttgggaccccaaggactatagcccaccaggctcctctggccatggaattttccaggcaagaatactggagtgggtaaccattcccttctccagggaatcttcccgacccagagatcgaacccaagtctcctgcatggcagacggattctttaccatctgagccaccagggaaaccctgagcCATGgttaaatgttagctattattatcatcctcttttcttcctcactttccttCAATAAGTCTTTCGATGCCACCTGTCCCACTCCTCCAACCCTCACCATCCCAACACGGGTTCAGTGTGGTCCTCCATCAATCACTCCGGAGACCCAGTCAGTCCCTGCTCCTGAGATGTTCACCCAGGACATATTCAATAGGAACACGGATCAGTGCTGTGATGAGtgcagggaaaggaggaaagaaagcaagTTGCCATAGGCTGGGGAAAGCAGCAAAGTCTCGGGAAGCAAGATCGAGGCTGGGTAGGTCTAGaagacagagaggcagggagggaatgGGAGCATGGCCGTGGACAGCTGGTCAGTTTGAGGGCTAGGCAGAGCCAGATCAGAGTGAGACCACGTCTTGGTGATATGAGGGGTCTGGACcaggtggttgccaaggggtctATATTGGGGTATGTGAGAATGAGGCAAGGCTATCGCGGGCGCCTGGAGGCAGGCAAGAGAATGAGAGCCACGTTTATTAAGTGGTCCTGGTATCTGTGCAGTGGTTTATCTGCATCATTGCTTCTCATCCTTATAATAACTCTGCGCATTGAAGTTTTACTGATGCAAAACAACTGAGGCTCAGCTAGTGAGAGGCAGAGTCTGCACCCCACCCAAAGTCCGTTTATTGGACTTCaagcctctttcactttcacgcgtGCCCTTCATCCCTCACCCCAGAGGCCATGACACTGGTGTGTATTCTGTCTTCCAGAATCCCTTCCAACCACCAAGATGGCTCAAACTAACCCCATGCCGGGGTCTGTGGGGCCATGGAAGGTAAGCCCCTCTCCATCACATGGAAAATTGAGGAATCCATCAGGGCAGGGGTTGTGATACAACCTCAGAGTAGGACCCAAAGCTATGCTTTTCCATGGGACAGTGACCAGCCAGTAAAACATCAGTTTGTAAGGGAAGGGTCCAACCAAAGTCTAGATGCTGTCTCAGGAAGGCTCTCTCAGGATGCTCCCATTTGGACAGAAGGATGATCCTGGAAATCCTTGTTGGGTGGGAGATGTTACCTAGTTTTCTAGGTCAACTCTCCTCCATACTGCTAAAGTTATCTTAAAATAGAGCAGCCCAAGTGGATTAtgatgtggagaaactgagggCCCAGAAATGAGGATAGACTTGCCATCAGATCCCAAATCAATGATTGGATCAtggtctcctcctgacctcagcaTGAGGCTGACTGTAACCACTGTCTGAAGTGGCCGAtcctcagccactgtttccctcaGCACCCTTAACCTCCTCAGTGGATCAACTCTTAAGTCTGGTTCACAGTTTTGGGAGCTGTTCTCTAGCCAGGTTCAAGAGTCAATTTCTAGTTCTATGAAAGGGGTTTATCACAACTCTCCCTTAACACATTAGGTTTCTATAGCAGGTATGGCCGAATAAGCTAAAAGTTAATTCACAGGGAGCCCCTGGAGCTTCCAGAATCCTGGCTTTTGGGCCACACTTATGCAGAAAGCATGTTGGAATGAGTCCACAAATCCTTGGTATGTCCACAGGGCTACCTATCATCCCCAGCAGACGATTCCTATCAGAAACCTGGCCCCACACCTCATCCCTATGGGCACGTGAACACTGCCAACCAGTGATACTATTTCAAACCCCTTCTTACCCTGTCTACACTGGAAGAGACCTCATCAGGCCTCCTTGGCTGCAGCTAGTGATGAAAAACATTGGATCAGACGCAGGTTAAGATGTTGGCCTGGGCCTCTGTTCTTCCTGATGGACCGCTCTAGCTCTATTCTCCCATTTAATCCCATTTCAGATAACCATCTATGACCAGGAGAACTTCCAGGGCAAGAGAATGGAATTCACCAGCTCCTGCCCAAATGTATCTGAGCGCAATTTTGACAACGTCCGGTCTCTCAAGGTGGAATGTGGCGCGTGAGTATCAACCTCAGCAGAATCTCAGGCCTATTTCTGATCCCTTCAGACACGCAACCATAAAGATGGAGATCAGAGAAGAAAGATGTTCCCCCAGACTCTAATCATTTCTGGGAGAGAAGAGTCCATACTTAAATAATCTCAAAGAATTTTTATTACGTGTGCAATTAACTCAAAGCTAGAAGGAACATGAGATTGTTCATGGCTTGGAATTGGATCTGGGGGAGATTAAAGAAATACATCTCATGGAGTGGGGCAGTGAAGGTAACCAGCTCTGTGCTTCTGGAGCCCATAGGCTTCTGCCTGGGGTTCTCTCAAAACAAGCCACAGGCCCCTTGAGTTTTTCTTGCCTACACAAAATAGAGAGGAAACTACCAAGCTACAGCCTCTTCACAGCTAACTCCCCTTCTATGTCCCAGAGCAGACACTGAGCTAATTTCTCTATATACAAAGGAACTCAAATAGTTTCTAGATAGTCTTTCAGGAGTTTTTTGGTGGTGATTAGTTTCCTTGGCAAGGAAGATCCTCTCTGGTTTTGTCTTCCTGCTCTTGGCAAGTTAATTGAGTCCTTGATCATCTGAAAACATTTCACTGAGCCTGAAAACACAAAGGCTAGGTCTAGGCAGAACTGGCTGTATACGTAAATAGGCTTCTACAAGTTGTTCACCCCCAACTTAGAGCTCTTCAACCCTCAAAGTGAAATACTTTAAGGTGTCATCAGTAACTAAGACCTGGTTGAAAAAGGTCAATCTGATCTGTTTTAATaaataaggcaaaataaataaatcaggcaTACAGAGGTCTGCAGGAGAAAGAACCCACAAAGTTATAAGGAAACAAGACTTAAGTCATCCATATGCTTCTTATTCATGTCTTTGCTTCCTTAGAAGCCAATAGGTTTGGCTGGAGCCAATGCCAtagtctggggtcacaaagagatggtcacgactgagtgactgaactgaactgaatgccctaGTCACTAGATCCTGAACCTGGAGCTCTGAGTAGAGAATATAGCACCTTGaggagaaaggaaatataatttcAGAATGACTTTGCCAGTACTCATTACTCAAGCCACTGAAGTAGACCTCTTCAGTAGACAATcccaaaacaaatatatttacaaaCCTGCACAGTGCAGCTGCCAGCTCATTCCCCACCTCTTGCGATAAATGTATGACTTTGTACGGCTCTGTTGGAACTGGGTATTTCACCCACTGTTAACATCTAAAacaaagatgctttctccttgcgGCCATGTAAGCTCTGAACACCATGAACAAACACCATTACTTGTCTTTGGCAGCTGGGTTGGTTATGAGCATACCAGCTTCTGTGGGCAACAGTTTGTCCTGGAGAGAGGAGAGTACCCTCGCTGGGATGCCTGGAGCGGGAGTAATGCCTATCACATCGAGCGCCTCATGTCCTTCCGCCCCATCTGTTCAGCTGTGAGTCCTTGAGATTTTCATGTCTGTGCATGTGGGGGATGGATAACAGAGGGTGCACATGGACTGACTTATTTCCCATCAGTTGGTTATGCTGAAATGTGGCAGGAAGAAGATAAaagtataaagagaaaaacacaagtctgccattttattttttctctcctagATATTTTCATTAAGCCAAAAGGGCAggccttcctgggcttccctgggggctcagacagtaaagaattcgcctgtcaaCGCaggccctgggtcgggaagatcctctggagaaggaaatggcagcccataccagggttcttgcctgggaaaatcccatggacagaggagcctggtgggctacaacttagcaactaaacaacaaagggCCTTCTTAGAGGTGGCAGGAAGCAGATACTCAGATCTTCAGAAGTGCAATAGGATGATTACAGCACTTGGCATGTAGTAAATCCTTGAACAGTTAAATTTCAATCTATATACTATTTTACCTAGAAACAGGGAAAAGGTGAAGTAACTCTTTAGTGTGTGGGACGACTGAAAAAATAGGCAAGACTTCCAGTACCTCTTATCTTTGATTCATAACTTTCTTGTTTCCAAcactaaagtgaagtcgctcagtcatgtccgactctttgcaaccccatggactgtagtctaccacgctcctccatccatgggattttccagacaagaatactggagtgagttgtcatttctttctccagatcttcccaacccagggattgaagccgggtctcccacattgtagacgctttacggtctgagccaccagggaagtcatacaCTAAGCATTATCAATTATGCATCAGAATGGGATGCTTCTCCTCTGTGGAGAACTCAAGCACAAGCAGGGTGATCTTCAGGGGTGTGTTGAAAAATGATCCCTATACTGGGAATAAGGCTGGGCTAAAACCTTTTCAAATACTCATCTgtatcatgtgatttttctcatGATTTTAGTTAACAATCTCATCTTAAAGTCCTACCAAAATTCAAGCAGTGGAGATGCTAAACACCTCTAGAACTAAAAAGTATTTCCCTATCtgggtgtgttttcattttaactcCCGATTTcttacccccccccccacctcaaaTGTATACTTTACACATAGTAAAATGCACAAATTCTAACTGTATATTcttgagttttgaaaaatatcCATACCCACATAACACCCTGATCATACAGAACAATTCCATTGCCTCATAAAATTACCTGGTGTCCCTTTCCAATTGCTCCTTTCCACTATGACTAGGGCTAATTTTGCCTGTTTCAGAACTTCCTAAAGGTTAGTCTCTGTCTTCTTAATGCTTGTGTAGTTGTCATGTCCCCTACCAGACACGTTTTTTCCAATGCTGTGTGCGTGTACGCACCCCACCCTCAACACACAGACTTACTTTTCCTCTCAACTTGTAGAACCTTTTCCACATTAGTATTAATCCTTGGTTGGCTGTCTCAAGTATTTTTTCCTGCTGTCATATTTTCTTTCACTGGTCTCTTGTGGTTCCAAACTATACCAgttatttgtacatttttaatgTCATAGTATTAAACTGGATTATACAGGATTACAGgtagtttttaaaatctctgtattgcatgaaatgtttttaCATGAACTTTCTTCTGTAAACCAGGCGCATTTTGAGTTTGACAAATGTGGCAGAGAATTATGATGACAAGCCTTAACACTGGTGCTAAACTGAAACTTCTGTATTACAGAATCATAAGGAGTCTAAAATTAccatttttgagaaagaaaatttcattGGACGCCAATGGGAAATCTCTGACGACTACCCCTCCTTGCAAGCCATGGGTTGGCTCAACAACGAAGTTGGCTCCATGAAGATACAATGTGGAGCGTAAGTGCAAAAAACAGGGTTGGAGCACATTTCAAAAACTCTTGCAGTTGTAAACCTTATGAATGTTAACGTATCAATGGTCATGTATTATCTGAATTCACACACTGATGTCCCACTGGTATGACTGTTACATTCTAGCTATCAGAACTCCCAATCTCAAGGTTTTGGTACCACTAACACTTAACCTCAGCTTTTTCTTTCCCAAACATTCCACTACAGGACTTACGTTGACTACTCTCATAGCTCTTTTCCACAACTTTCAGCTGGTTGTAGGCACCTGTTCATACATGCTGCCTGGTATATTTAGGATTGCTATTAATTTTTAAGCCTAAAAGCTATTACTATTTAATAGTATTTAAGCTAAATACTATTGCGTTAGGAAAACCAGAGGTTCAGGTTTGGGGGCTGTTTACCAGATCTCTGGCTAGTTATAATAACCTGATATCCTCTGGGTTTTCCAGCTGGGTTTGCTACCAGTATCCTGGGTACCGTGGCTATCAGTATATCTTGGAATGTGACCATCACGGAGGAGACTACAAGCACTGGAGAGAGTGGGGTTCTCATGCCCAGACTTCCCAGATTCAATCCATTCGCCGTATCCAACAGTAGTGGATTAAAAGCTCCAAGTAAGAATTCCTCAAGCATGAGACCTTCCTAAACAATCTAGAATAAAATATCTTCTGCTGATATCGCTTCCAAATGTTAGCTGCTGAAATCCACAATAAatgtcattaaaagaaaaaaccccaACAACTTTGTAGACTGAATGCTTTATAGAAATCACATTTACATGGCTAAGAATCTTTAAAGACAAGCTTCCATAAAACCCCAAGTTCCCTTTGATGTCCTTGCAAGTAAGTCATTGCCAGACCAAGGATGATGATCCTCTATTTCAAAGAACATTAAAAACATATAACCCAAATCTATCAGTCTATATAGTGAGAGACACATTTTTGGTAACtgtttttgcatcttttctttttctccttactCCCATTCTAACATTGATGCTATTTTTTCACCTGTGACAGATCACTGCTAAACAAACTTAGGAAGCTTCTCCAATTGTCACATTGTTTAGCTCAATTTTGGCTTATTTCAACTGTAAGAACGT encodes:
- the CRYBA1 gene encoding beta-crystallin A3, with translation METQTVQQELESLPTTKMAQTNPMPGSVGPWKITIYDQENFQGKRMEFTSSCPNVSERNFDNVRSLKVECGAWVGYEHTSFCGQQFVLERGEYPRWDAWSGSNAYHIERLMSFRPICSANHKESKITIFEKENFIGRQWEISDDYPSLQAMGWLNNEVGSMKIQCGAWVCYQYPGYRGYQYILECDHHGGDYKHWREWGSHAQTSQIQSIRRIQQ